The Streptomyces sp. NBC_00510 genomic interval CGGCGCAGATGGCGGCGGCCACGTTGCCGCGGGCGACGGAGGTGAAGGCGATCGAGGACTGGATGGTCGAGGGCACCAGGCACAGGAAGAGCAGGCCGGTGCGCAGCTCGGGCGTCAGCAGGTACGGCACGAGTCCGCCAAAGGCCAGGCCGAGCAGCGGGAAGACGACGAAGGTGGCGGCCAGGACGGTGCCGTGCAGGCGCCAGTGGCGCAGTCCGTCCATCGCCTCGCGGGTGGACAGGCGCACGCCGTAGAGGAAGAAGAGCAGACCCACCGCTCCGGTGGACGCCCCGCCCGCGAGGTGGGCGCCGGTGCCTCTGGCGGGCAGCAGCGCCGCGAGGAGCACGGTTCCGAGGAGCGCCGCGATGTACGGGTCCACGGGGAGCCAGGACGGGTAACGCAGGCGGTGCATGGGCTTCCTCATTGGTGCTGGACGGGGCCCTCTCCAGGGTGCCCGGTGACCGGGAGATCGTAAATGACTTTGACCGCACTGACTGTCATCACGTATCGCGATGAGCGGCGGTAGGCTGGCACCGTGTTCGATCCGGTGCAGCTGCGGACCTTCGTCGCCGTCGTCCAGACGCTGAGCTTCACGCAGGCCGGCCGCAGGCTCGGCCTGCGCCAGTCGACGGTGAGCCAGCACGTGCGCAAGCTGGAGGAGGCCGCCGGCCGGCGGTTCTTCACCCGCGACACGCACAGCGTGGAGCTGACCGAGGACGGCGAGGCCATGCTCGGCTTCGCCCGGACGATCCTGGAGGCCAACGAACGCGCCGCGGGCTGGTTCGCGGGCACCCGTCTGCGCGGCCGGCTGCGCCTGGGCGCCTCGGAGGACTTCGTCCTGACCCGGCTGCCCGAGATCCTGGAGCGCTTCCGGCGCGACCACCCCGAGGTGGACCTGGAGCTGACGGTGGAACTGTCGGCCACCTTGCACCGGCAGCTGGCCGCCGGCCGGCTGGACGTGATGCTGGGCAAGCGCGCGGCCGGCGACAGCCACGGTCAACTGGTGTGGAGCGACCGGCTGGTGTGGATCGCCGGCGAGCGGTACCGCCCCGAGGCCCAGCGGCCCGTCCCGCTGATCCTCTACCCGGCCCCCGCGATCACCCGGGCGCGGGCGTTGGAGGTCATGGAGCGGCACGGCCGTGCGTGGCGCATCGCGTGCACCAGCGGCTCGCTGAGCGGTCTGGTCGCCGCGGCGCGGGCGGGGCTCGGGGTGATGGCGCACGCCGAGGGGCTGATCCCGCCCGGTCTGGTGCGGGTCCCGGCCCGCGCGGGGCTGCCCGAGCTCGGCGGCGTCGACTTCGTGCTGCTGCACGGGCGGCGGCGGCCGGCGGCGCAGGAGGCGGCGGACGCGCTCGCGGCGGCGGTCCTCAGCGGATCCCTTCGGTCGTGATCTGCTTGACCAGGCGCAGCGACGGCACGGTCTCCACGTGCCGGACCCCGTCCAGGGCGCCGACGCACTCGCTCAGGTAGCGGTAGAGCTGCGGCGTGCTGCTGCAGATGACCACGGCGACGAGGTTGGACGATCCGGTGGTCGCCGCGACGTAGGCGGTCTCGGGGTGCGCGGCCAGCGCCTGCCCGACCGCGGACAGGGCGGAGGGGGCGGCCGTGATCCAGAAGATGGCGCGGGTGTCGTGGCCGATCCACGCCGTGTCGAGCTGCACGTCGGTGTAGAGCACGCCCGAGCCGCGCAGCTGCTCCAGCCGCCGCTTGGCCGCCGACTCCGACAGGCCGGTGGCGCGGTGCAGTTCGGGGTAGGAGGCGCGGCCGTCCCTGGCCAGGACGGCCAGCAGCGCCTCGTCGGTGGCGTCGAGGACGACCGTGCCGGACGGCGGCTCGGGCGGGGGCGGCCGCAGCGCGGCGACCTCCGCGTCGGTGAGCGCGCCGCGCTTGGCGAACCAGCCCAGGGCGCCGCCGTAGAAGGTGTGCAGGATGCTGTGGGCGCCGATCTCGACGATGCTCGGGGTGCGCGGCAGACGCCCGAGGAGCAGCGCGTCGTGCTCGTCGTGGCTGCGCGGGCGCGTCACGCACATCACCTCCGTGCCGCCCGACATCAGCGAGATCCAGGCGGTGTCGTCGCGCCGGGCCAGGGCCTTGGCCAGGGACTCGGCGGCCTCGGGGGTGCTGCGCAGCCGCAGCGCCCAGCGGGTGCGTCCGAGCAGTTCCTGCTCGGGGAGCCCGAGCACGCGCATCCCGAAGTCGCCGCGGAGCCTGCGGTAGCGGCGGGCCACGGTCTGGTCGGAGACGCCGAGGACGTCGGCGATCCGGCTGAAGGGGGCGCGCCCGTCGAGCTGCAGGGCGTGCAGAAGCCGCATGTCCAGCTCGTCGAGCGTGTGGGAATCCATCGCCTTCTCCTTCATGGTGTCGGATTCCGGCGGGATGCCGCCCGTGGCTGGAGGAAGCCCGGGTGTTCTCGCGATGGTACGGAGGACCCACCCCGGAATGGAAGAACGGAACGGAGAAGGACATGCGCAAGTGGGGACCGCTGGTGGCGGTCTGCCTGGGCACCTTCATGCTGCTCATCGACGTGACGATCGTGATCGTCGCGCTGCCCGACATCGTGGACGCCCTGGACGCGTCGCTGTCCGACCTCCAGTGGATGATCGACATCTACGCGCTGGCACTGGCCGCCCTGCTGCTGGGAGCCGGCTCCGCGGCCGACGTGATCGGGCGGCGCCGGATGTACGTCGCGGGGACGGCCCTGTTCGCGGCGGCCTCCCTCGCCTGCGGACTCGCGCCCGGAGCGGGGGTCCTGGTGGCGATGCGCGCGGTGCAGGGGGTCGGCGCGACGGCGATGTTCGCCACGACGCTCTCCCTGCTCGGCGCGGCCTACCAGGGCCGCGACCGGTCGGTGGCGCTGGGCGTGTGGGGCGCGGTCAGCGGCGCGGCGGCGGCACTCGGGCCGGTGCTTGGCGGGCTGCTGACCCAGGCGCTGGACTGGCGCTGGATCTTCTACGTCAACCTGCCGGTGAGCGTCGTGGCGATCGCCCTGACGCTGCGGGTGGTGAAGGAGTCCCGGGGCCACGGCGGGGCCCGCATCGACTGGCCGGGCACGGCGTCCTTCACCGCCTTCGCCGGGCTGCTCACCTTCGCCGTGATCCGGGCGGACGAGGCCGGCTGGGCCTCGGCCCGTACGGCGTGGACGCTCGGCGGCGCGGTGGCGGCGCTGGTGGTGTTCGTGGTGGCCGAGCGGCGCGCCGCGCAGCCGATGCTGGACCTGGCGCTGTTCCGCAACCCCTCCTTCACCGCGATCATGGTCGGTGCGCTGGCGCTCAGCGCGACGGCCTTCGGCTTCCTGCCGTACACCTCGCTGTGGCTGCAGACGCTGCTCGGCCTCAGCCCGGTCCGCGGCGGCCTGGTGCTGATACCCCTGGCGCTGGCGGCGTTCGTGGCCTCGGCGGTGGGCGGCCGGTTCCTGCACGGGGCGCCGTACCGGCTGGTGATCGGCGGCGGGATGGTGCTCATCGGGGCCGGCGCGCTGGCCCAGGCGGTGCTGGACGCCGGTTCCGGCTGGGCCGCGCTGACCGCGGGCCTGGTGGTGGCGGGCCTCGGCGTCGGGCTGGTCAATCCGGCGATCGCGGGCGCCGCGCTGGCCTCCGTGCCGCCGCGGCGGGCCGGCATGGCGGGCGGGGCGGTCAACACCTTCCGGCAGCTGGGGTACGCGCTCGGCGTCGCCGTGTTCGGCACCCTGCTCTCCACGCGGATGGAGCTCTCGCTGAGCGACGCCGGGGCCCCCGCCGCGCACGCGACGGCCCGGGCGCTCGCGGGCGGTGGAGCGCGGGAGCTGCTGGCCCGGGTCCCCGCCGGCCGGCGTGCGGCGACCGACCACGCGCTGCACGCCGCCTTCGCCTCGGGCCTGAACGCGGCAGCCCTGGCGGCCGGTGTCGCCGGCCTGCTGGCGGGTGCGGTCGTGCTCGTCCTGGTGCGGGAACGGCCGGGCAATCCGGCGCCGGCCGCGGCACCCGAGCCTGTGGGGGCTGTAGAGCGGCCGTGATCCCCGCGAGGGGATTTGGTGGAGAGTCCGGGCGGGCCGCGGTCCGCCCGGAAACCGTCCTCCGGGTCCATGTTCCTTGCGGTAACCGGGAATCGGCTCGTCGCAAAGGTGTGAGGGAGCCCACGCGGGCCTTCACAGCCGATTGTCACGCCCCTCCCCTCCGCACGTGGTATCGGGTACGTTCTGTGACCGCCGAGGCGGTCGAGGAGCGACGTTGCGCGAGTTCACCATTCCCCCACTGGTGACGGCACCCCAAGTCGGAGGACTGGCGGACGCCGTGTTCGCCAATGCCGACGAGGAGCCGGACCGGATCGTGCTGAGCCGCCGCGCCGGAGCGGACGGCGCGGACTGGGAGCACGTCACGGCCGCCCGCTTCCGCGACGAGGTCCTGGCGGTGGCCAGGGGCCTGCTCGCCCAGGGGATCCGCTTCGGCGACCGGGTCGGCCTGATGTCCCGCACCCGCTACGAGTGGACCGTGCTGGACTTCGCGCTGTGGGCGATCGGCGCCCAGCCCGTCCCGATCTACCCCACTTCGTCCTCGGACCAGGTCCGTTGGATGCTGCACGACTCCGAGGCGGTCGCCTGCGTCGTCGAGCACGAGGACCACGCGATGACGATCGGCGCGGTCATCGACGAACTCCCCCACCTGACCCGGCTGTGGCAGCTGGACTCCGACGCGCTGTCCGAACTGGCCCGGCACGGCCTCTCCGTCGACGACGACCTGGTCCACCAATACCGCGAGGCGGTCACCCCCGACGCCACCGCGACGATCATCTACACCTCGGGCACCACCGGCCGCCCCAAGGGATGCGTGATCACCCACGGCAACTTCATGGCCGAGAGCGACAACGTCGTCGCCCGGTACGAGCCGGTCTTCCACAGCAAGCGCGGCGACGAGGCGTCCACCCTGCTCTTCCTGCCGCTCGCCCACGTCTTCGGGCGCATGGTGGAGGTCGCGGCCGTCCGCGCGAAGGTCCGGCTGGGGCACCAGCCCAACCTGGCCGCGGCCGAGCTGCTGCCCGCGATGGCCTCGTTCCAGCCGACCTTCGTGCTCGCCGTCCCGTACGTCTTCGAGAAGGTCTTCCAGGGCGCCCGCCGCAAGGCCGAGGCGGGGGGCAAGCTCGGGCCCTTCGAGAAGGCGGTGGAAGTGGCGGTACGGCACGCCGAGGCGATGGAGGCCCGGGCCTTCGGCACCGGTCCCGGCCCCAGCACCTCGCTGCGGATGCAGCACCAGCTGTACGAGAAGCTGGTCTACGGCAAGGTGCGCGCCGCCCTCGGCGGCAAGGTCCGGCACGCCTTCTCCGGCGGCTCGGCGATGGACCGGCAGCTGGGGCTCTTCTTCGACGGCGCGGGCGTGCGGATCTTCGAGGGGTACGGCCTCACCGAGACCACGGCCGCCGCGGTCGCCAACCCGCCCGAGCAGACACGTTTCGGCACGGTGGGCCTGCCCATCCCGGGCACCACGGTGCACATCGCGGACGACGGCGAGATCTGGGTGTACGGCGGCCAGGTCTTCAGCGAGTACCTCAACAACCCCAAGGCCACCGCGGAGGTCCTGCACGACGGCTGGCTCGCCACCGGCGACCTCGGCGCGCTCGACGAGGACGGCTACCTCACGATCACCGGGCGGAAGAAGGAGATCCTGGTGACCAGCGGCGGCAAGTCCGTCTCGCCGGTGGTCCTGGAGGACCGGGTGCGGTCCCACCCACTGGTCTCGCAGTGCGTCGTGGTCGGCAACGACCGGCCCTTCATCGGGGCGCTGATCACCCTCGATCCCGAGGGCGTCGGGCACTGGCTGACGATGCGGGCCAAGCCGCAGCTGCCGATCGCCAAGCTGATCCACGACGCCGACCTGGAGACGGAGATCCGGCGGGCGGTCGTCGCCGCCAACACGCTCGTCTCCCAGGCCGAGTCGATCCGCACCTTCCGCATCCTGGCCGGGCAGTTCTCCGAGGAGGGCGGGCTGCTCACGCCCTCGCTCAAGCTGAAGAGAAGGGCGATAGAGAAGGCGTACACCCGAGAGATCGAGGCCCTCTACCACGCCTGAGGCGGGCGCTGGGGGTGCCGGGGAATGCCGCCGCCGCGGAGATCGTTGAAATGGGGATCAACGTTGAGTCCTCCTCCGACGACGTAAGGACGACCTGCTCGTGAGCACGGTTCCCGACATCACCCTGAACAACGGCGTCACGATGCCCCAGCTCGGTTTCGGCGTCTGGCAGGTCCCGGACGACGAAGCCGCCACCGCGGTCGCCACGGCCCTGGAGGCCGGCTACCGCAGCATCGACACCGCCGCGCTCTACCGCAACGAACGCGGCACCGGCCGCGCCATCGCCGCCTCGGGCATCCCGCGCGAGGAACTGTTCGTCACCACCAAGCTGTGGAACACCGACCAGGGCCACGACAACGCCCTGCGCGCCTTCGACGCTTCCCTGGACAAGCTCGGCCTGGACCACGTGGACCTCTACCTGATCCACTGGCCCACCCCCGCCCGCGGCCTGTACGGGGAGACCTGGCGCGCCCTGGAGAAGATCCACGCCGACGGCCGCGCGAGGGCGATCGGCGTGTCGAACTTCCCGGTCGCCCAGCTGCAGCACCTGCTCGACGAGGGCGGCGTCGTACCCGCCCTCAACCAGATCGAGCTGCACCCCAACCTCCCCCAGAGCGAACTGCGGGCCTTCCACGCGGCCCACGGCATCGCCACCGAGGCCTGGTCGCCGCTCGGCCAGGGCCGCGGCCTCCTCGACGAGCCGGCGCTCGCCGCCCTCGCCGCCAAGCACGGCAGGACCCCGGCCCAGGTCGTCCTGCGCTGGCACCTCCAGCTCGGCAACGTCGTGATCCCCAAGTCCGTGACCCCGTCGCGGATCCGGGAGAACATCGACGTCTTCGGCTTCGAGCTCGACGGCGAGGACCTGGCCGCGATCGAAGCCCTCGACAACGGCGGGCGCCTCGGCCCGGACCCGACGTCGTTCAACTGACGCGCGCGGACGAGCCGCGGGGCGGCGGCGGGCCGTCCGGGCCTGCCGCCACCCCGAGCGGTCAGACGTCGCCGGCGACGACCGGGTAGTGGTCCGAGTAGTCGTCGAAGGTGTAGGTGGTGCCCCAGCTGGTGACCGACCACAGCGGCGAGTGCTCGTCGACCACGCGGTTGTTCCAGCGGGCGGGGCGGGCGTGGCCGTTGCGCAGGAGCGCGTGGTCCAGACGCTGCGCGGGCTCGTCGGGGTAGCGGTCGTACGCGACGGAGTTGGTCGCGGGGTCGAAGCTGGCGGCCGGACCGGGGTCGGCGTCGGGCGCCGCGACGTCCAGGTCGGCGAGCATGCCGGCGTACTCGGCACCGCCGGCGTCGGTGTTGAGGTCGCCCACGATGACGACCGGCTCGGCGGCGGGGATCGCCCGGGCGTCGAGGAAGGCGTCGATCTCCCGGTTCTGGGCGGAGCGCACGCCCGCGGCCTCGCCGCTGCCGCAGGCGGAGTCGTCGGCCTGGGTGTGCGTGCCGACGACGTGGACCCGCGTGCCGTTCACGTCGAGGACGACGTACACGAAGCCCTTGTTGGAGAACCAGTCCGCGCCGCACGCGTCGCCGTACACGTGCTGGACCTTCTCCAGGATCGGCCACTTGCTGAGGACCGTCACACCGCCGTCCTCGGGCGTGAGCGAGCTGTACGCGCCCTCGGTGCGGTCCCAGCCGCTCTTGGACCGGCCCAGCACCGGGGTCTGGTAGGGGTAGCGGCTCCTGAGGTTCGCCTGCAGCCGGTCGGAGGCCCCGTTGTCGAACGCCTCCTGGAAGACCAGGACGTCGGCGCCCTGGACGTAACCGGAGGCGGCGATGAGGTCGGCGCGCTGCAACTGACCCCAGTTGGGGTAGAGGGTGCGCGGCAGCATCATCACGTTGCTGGTGACCAGCCGCAGCGGGGGCGCCGCGGTGGTGACCGTGGGGGCCGCGGCCGCGGTGGCCGTGGGGC includes:
- a CDS encoding AsnC family transcriptional regulator translates to MDSHTLDELDMRLLHALQLDGRAPFSRIADVLGVSDQTVARRYRRLRGDFGMRVLGLPEQELLGRTRWALRLRSTPEAAESLAKALARRDDTAWISLMSGGTEVMCVTRPRSHDEHDALLLGRLPRTPSIVEIGAHSILHTFYGGALGWFAKRGALTDAEVAALRPPPPEPPSGTVVLDATDEALLAVLARDGRASYPELHRATGLSESAAKRRLEQLRGSGVLYTDVQLDTAWIGHDTRAIFWITAAPSALSAVGQALAAHPETAYVAATTGSSNLVAVVICSSTPQLYRYLSECVGALDGVRHVETVPSLRLVKQITTEGIR
- the sph gene encoding sphingomyelin phosphodiesterase, which encodes MRHGRAAAACAFVLLIASSAGAAGTGTATASPTATAAAAPTVTTAAPPLRLVTSNVMMLPRTLYPNWGQLQRADLIAASGYVQGADVLVFQEAFDNGASDRLQANLRSRYPYQTPVLGRSKSGWDRTEGAYSSLTPEDGGVTVLSKWPILEKVQHVYGDACGADWFSNKGFVYVVLDVNGTRVHVVGTHTQADDSACGSGEAAGVRSAQNREIDAFLDARAIPAAEPVVIVGDLNTDAGGAEYAGMLADLDVAAPDADPGPAASFDPATNSVAYDRYPDEPAQRLDHALLRNGHARPARWNNRVVDEHSPLWSVTSWGTTYTFDDYSDHYPVVAGDV
- a CDS encoding aldo/keto reductase, whose amino-acid sequence is MPQLGFGVWQVPDDEAATAVATALEAGYRSIDTAALYRNERGTGRAIAASGIPREELFVTTKLWNTDQGHDNALRAFDASLDKLGLDHVDLYLIHWPTPARGLYGETWRALEKIHADGRARAIGVSNFPVAQLQHLLDEGGVVPALNQIELHPNLPQSELRAFHAAHGIATEAWSPLGQGRGLLDEPALAALAAKHGRTPAQVVLRWHLQLGNVVIPKSVTPSRIRENIDVFGFELDGEDLAAIEALDNGGRLGPDPTSFN
- a CDS encoding LysR substrate-binding domain-containing protein, translating into MFDPVQLRTFVAVVQTLSFTQAGRRLGLRQSTVSQHVRKLEEAAGRRFFTRDTHSVELTEDGEAMLGFARTILEANERAAGWFAGTRLRGRLRLGASEDFVLTRLPEILERFRRDHPEVDLELTVELSATLHRQLAAGRLDVMLGKRAAGDSHGQLVWSDRLVWIAGERYRPEAQRPVPLILYPAPAITRARALEVMERHGRAWRIACTSGSLSGLVAAARAGLGVMAHAEGLIPPGLVRVPARAGLPELGGVDFVLLHGRRRPAAQEAADALAAAVLSGSLRS
- a CDS encoding AMP-dependent synthetase/ligase → MREFTIPPLVTAPQVGGLADAVFANADEEPDRIVLSRRAGADGADWEHVTAARFRDEVLAVARGLLAQGIRFGDRVGLMSRTRYEWTVLDFALWAIGAQPVPIYPTSSSDQVRWMLHDSEAVACVVEHEDHAMTIGAVIDELPHLTRLWQLDSDALSELARHGLSVDDDLVHQYREAVTPDATATIIYTSGTTGRPKGCVITHGNFMAESDNVVARYEPVFHSKRGDEASTLLFLPLAHVFGRMVEVAAVRAKVRLGHQPNLAAAELLPAMASFQPTFVLAVPYVFEKVFQGARRKAEAGGKLGPFEKAVEVAVRHAEAMEARAFGTGPGPSTSLRMQHQLYEKLVYGKVRAALGGKVRHAFSGGSAMDRQLGLFFDGAGVRIFEGYGLTETTAAAVANPPEQTRFGTVGLPIPGTTVHIADDGEIWVYGGQVFSEYLNNPKATAEVLHDGWLATGDLGALDEDGYLTITGRKKEILVTSGGKSVSPVVLEDRVRSHPLVSQCVVVGNDRPFIGALITLDPEGVGHWLTMRAKPQLPIAKLIHDADLETEIRRAVVAANTLVSQAESIRTFRILAGQFSEEGGLLTPSLKLKRRAIEKAYTREIEALYHA
- a CDS encoding MFS transporter, whose protein sequence is MRKWGPLVAVCLGTFMLLIDVTIVIVALPDIVDALDASLSDLQWMIDIYALALAALLLGAGSAADVIGRRRMYVAGTALFAAASLACGLAPGAGVLVAMRAVQGVGATAMFATTLSLLGAAYQGRDRSVALGVWGAVSGAAAALGPVLGGLLTQALDWRWIFYVNLPVSVVAIALTLRVVKESRGHGGARIDWPGTASFTAFAGLLTFAVIRADEAGWASARTAWTLGGAVAALVVFVVAERRAAQPMLDLALFRNPSFTAIMVGALALSATAFGFLPYTSLWLQTLLGLSPVRGGLVLIPLALAAFVASAVGGRFLHGAPYRLVIGGGMVLIGAGALAQAVLDAGSGWAALTAGLVVAGLGVGLVNPAIAGAALASVPPRRAGMAGGAVNTFRQLGYALGVAVFGTLLSTRMELSLSDAGAPAAHATARALAGGGARELLARVPAGRRAATDHALHAAFASGLNAAALAAGVAGLLAGAVVLVLVRERPGNPAPAAAPEPVGAVERP